A segment of the Flavobacteriales bacterium genome:
GTCGCGCGCACTTGGAAACTGCTGATGCACGTCGGGCCGTAGGCCCAGAGTCACCTCCCTCAATTTATCGGCTCCATCACCCACCAGCATGAAAGGCTCCAAGCCCATAAAAGTGCTCTCGTCCACGACCAGCGCCTCAATCTCGGACAGCGGGTGCCGGTCGCTGTCGAAAGTCTGGCCATATACCTCCATCCGCCGAGCATCGATTACCGTAACGATCTTTTTATCGGGAGCGGCCTCAACGGCCGGATGATGGGCTAGGACGGCGTTTGTGGTCATCGAGATCAAGGGGATGTCAAGCGCAAAACAGAGCCCTTTGGCAGCGGAAACGCCGATGCGCAAGCCCGTATAGCTGCCCGGGCCCTTACTCACACAAACACCTTGGAGGTCGCGGGGCTGCAGGTCGTTTCGCTTTAAAACGCGGTCGATGAACAGATGAAGATTCTCGCCATGCGAATACCCTTCGTTAGCCTGTTCTTCGAGATCGATGAGTGATCCATCGCGCCCTAGAGCCACGGAACAATTGCGGGTGGCGGTCTCCAAATGGAGCAGCAACGCCATTACTTCTTCTCTACGATATCGTTGTTGAGGAGATCCTGAGCCACCGTTCTATACGGTCCGGTAATGATTTCCGTACTGTCCGAAACGCCTGAAGTGATCTCGATAAAGGTATCGTCTTGTACACCGGTTTCAACCGCCTTGAGCACGGCCTTTCCTTCTTCGTAAAGAAAAATGACCTCGAAACGCTCATCGCTTTCTCCGAATCGGTTACCCAATCGGGTGGCCGAACTCGATGTGTCGTTCCGAGTGGTCACAGACTGAATAGGAACCGTAAGGATGTCCTTCGCCACCTCGGTAATGATATCCACGGTAGCGGTCATCCCGGGTCTAAACGGGCTTTTTCCATTTTTTCCCAATTCGGTGTAGCTGTCGCGCAGGATGCGGATCTTCACTTCGAAGTTCGTCACCTGGTCGGCGCTCACGTTCACAAGGTCCGCCGAACTGGCGATCTCCGTGACTATTCCTTTGAATTCGTGATCGAGATAAGCATCGACCTCGATATCCACTGAATCGCCCACTTCAACTCGAACGATATCCGTTTCGTTTACGTTCACCACGACCTCCATATTATTGAGATTCGCAATGCGCATAAGCTCGGTTCCCTGCATTTGATTGGTCCCCACTACCCGTTCTCCAAGCTCAACGTGCAGCGCGGAAATGGTTCCGGAATCGGGTGCGTAAATAGTCGTTCTAGCGAGGTTATCACGGGCTTCTTTCAAGCTCGCCTCTCCGTTCTTCACCATGGCCTCAGCCGATTCTACGCCGAGCTTGGCCACTTCGTATGCACGAACGATCTGATCCCACTGTGCGGTAGAGATCACCCCTTTTTTGTGAAGTGGTTCGTTGCGATCGTAGTTGTTCTCCGCCTCGACCAATTGAGCGCGGGACGAACTCAAATTGGCACGCGACTGATTCAGCGAAGCCTCGGCCCTGTCTACCGCAGCTTCGATCAAATCGGGGTTGATGCGCACCAGAAGCTCACCATTGCTCACGCGCTGTCCTTCAACTACTGGTAAATCCACGATCTCTCCTGAGACCTCAGGTGCGAGTTTGACCTCTTTCTCGGGTTGGATCTTACCGCTGGCACTCACCGTCTCAATGATGGTGCGTCGAGCAGCGTAATCGATTTCCACTTCAATAGAACTGGATTCTCCGAACCAACCTTGTTTTTTGCCGATGACGCCTACGATCATTAAAATGACCACGGCAATAATGATGTAGCGAATCGTTTTGCTCATGACCTATCGGAGTTGCATGTTACCGTAATAGAAATCGAGTACTCGATACTTGAAGATGTAGTCGTACTTGGCCCGAAGTAAGGAAGACTCAGCCCGGGTCAGGTTGTTCTTCGCCACGTTGTAATCGACCACATTGACTACACCTACATTGTATCTTTCTTCCGTGTACTTAAATGCTTCGCGGTTGCTCTTCACGGCCACCTGAGCTGCATCATATGCCTTGAGGGCCGCAACGGCATCGGCATGCGCCTGCTGAATGCGCTGCAAGAGCTGGTTCTTCACGTTTTCGCGGTTGTTTACCGCGCGCAAGTAATTCAAATGAGAGCGGTTGACATTACTCTTGTTCTGACGGCGATTCAGGATCGGAATACTCATATTCACCCCCACTCCCGTATTCCAGTTCTCACTTAGTTGATCGCCATAGGTATTCGCTTCTCCGGTAAACGGATCCGTTTTGAGCCGGTTGGTCCAAAAACTCGAGAAGTTACTCGATAACGATATGCTCGGAATGTATCCGGCCGATGATATTTTTTCATCGAGCTGTGCACTCTGAACACGAGCCTCGGCCGCAGGCAGATCGGGCTGCGTGTTCAACGCGGTCTGATATATCTCGTACGCCGTGTAGTTCAAAAGGGTCGGATCCGGCATTTCAATTTCCGGAGTTTCGACGTCAAATCCCGTGTAGTCGTCGAGCTGCAGACGTTGCGCCAACTGGAGCAATGAAAGGTTGACGTTGTTCCGCGCTACGATCACGTTCTGATTCTCCTGAGCCAACTGAGCTTCGATCTCGTAAAGCTCGCCCTGCGGACTAGAGCCCGCGTCGACCAACTTCGAAGTACGATCGACTTGTTGCTGCGTAATATCGCGCTGTTCAAGAGCCACGCGAAGCTGCTCTTTCCCCAAAAGGATATTGACGTAATCGAGAGCAACGGTCAAAGCCAAATCGTTCTTGGCCTTCTCTAGGTCGAGCTGTGAAGCATTGTAGTTGACCTCGCTCTGAAGGGTCTGATTGTGAATCTGACCACCTCTAGAAATAGGTACGTTGGTTCCGATCCAATAACTATTCTGTCCGGTAAACTCAGTCGTGTTGATGTTGGTGACCGGGTTCGTGTTCAAACCCCAACCACCATTGTAGCTCACTTGAGCATTCAAGGTCGGATACCAAGCCTGTTTCGCCTGCAAATAATTCTCTTGATCG
Coding sequences within it:
- the tsaB gene encoding tRNA (adenosine(37)-N6)-threonylcarbamoyltransferase complex dimerization subunit type 1 TsaB; the protein is MALLLHLETATRNCSVALGRDGSLIDLEEQANEGYSHGENLHLFIDRVLKRNDLQPRDLQGVCVSKGPGSYTGLRIGVSAAKGLCFALDIPLISMTTNAVLAHHPAVEAAPDKKIVTVIDARRMEVYGQTFDSDRHPLSEIEALVVDESTFMGLEPFMLVGDGADKLREVTLGLRPDVHQQFPSARDMVALGEAAFRAKRFEDVAYFEPFYLKDFIAGIPKKLI
- a CDS encoding TolC family protein; translation: MKSNLLLAALCVAFDFGLQAQTEPETKLWSLQECVEYAVENNLTVRSQTIQTAIDQENYLQAKQAWYPTLNAQVSYNGGWGLNTNPVTNINTTEFTGQNSYWIGTNVPISRGGQIHNQTLQSEVNYNASQLDLEKAKNDLALTVALDYVNILLGKEQLRVALEQRDITQQQVDRTSKLVDAGSSPQGELYEIEAQLAQENQNVIVARNNVNLSLLQLAQRLQLDDYTGFDVETPEIEMPDPTLLNYTAYEIYQTALNTQPDLPAAEARVQSAQLDEKISSAGYIPSISLSSNFSSFWTNRLKTDPFTGEANTYGDQLSENWNTGVGVNMSIPILNRRQNKSNVNRSHLNYLRAVNNRENVKNQLLQRIQQAHADAVAALKAYDAAQVAVKSNREAFKYTEERYNVGVVNVVDYNVAKNNLTRAESSLLRAKYDYIFKYRVLDFYYGNMQLR
- a CDS encoding efflux RND transporter periplasmic adaptor subunit, which gives rise to MSKTIRYIIIAVVILMIVGVIGKKQGWFGESSSIEVEIDYAARRTIIETVSASGKIQPEKEVKLAPEVSGEIVDLPVVEGQRVSNGELLVRINPDLIEAAVDRAEASLNQSRANLSSSRAQLVEAENNYDRNEPLHKKGVISTAQWDQIVRAYEVAKLGVESAEAMVKNGEASLKEARDNLARTTIYAPDSGTISALHVELGERVVGTNQMQGTELMRIANLNNMEVVVNVNETDIVRVEVGDSVDIEVDAYLDHEFKGIVTEIASSADLVNVSADQVTNFEVKIRILRDSYTELGKNGKSPFRPGMTATVDIITEVAKDILTVPIQSVTTRNDTSSSATRLGNRFGESDERFEVIFLYEEGKAVLKAVETGVQDDTFIEITSGVSDSTEIITGPYRTVAQDLLNNDIVEKK